The following are encoded together in the Neomonachus schauinslandi chromosome 15, ASM220157v2, whole genome shotgun sequence genome:
- the NACA2 gene encoding LOW QUALITY PROTEIN: nascent polypeptide-associated complex subunit alpha-2 (The sequence of the model RefSeq protein was modified relative to this genomic sequence to represent the inferred CDS: inserted 1 base in 1 codon; substituted 1 base at 1 genomic stop codon) has product MPGKATETVPATEQELPQPQAETGSGTESDSDDDSLPELEEQDSTQATTXQAQLAAAAEINEEPVSKAKQSWSEKKVQKXMSKLGLRQVTGVTRVTIWKSENILFVITKPDVYKSPASDTYVVLGEATIEDLSQQAQLAAAEKFKVQGEAVSNIQENTQTPTMQEESEEEEVDETGEKGKDIELVMSQANASRAKAVRALKNNCNDIVNAIMELTM; this is encoded by the exons ATGCCTGGTAAAGCCACAGAAACCGTTCCTGCTACAGAACAGGAGTTGCCACAGCCCCAGGCTGAGACAGGGTCTGGAACAGAATCTGACAGTGATGATGACTCATTACCAGAGCTTGAGGAACAGGATTCCACACAGGCAACCACATAACAAGCCCAGCTGGCAGCAGCCGCTGAAATCAATGAAGAACCAGTCAGTAAAGCAAAACAGAGCTGGAGTGAAAAGAAGGTACAGA GTATGTCCAAACTGGGTCTTCGACAGGTTACAGGGGTTACAAGAGTCACTATCTGGAAATCTGAGAATATCCTCTTTGTCATCACAAAACCAGATGTCTACAAGAGCCCAGCTTCAGATACCTACGTAGTTTTGGGGGAAGCCACGATCGAGGATTTATCTCAGCAAGCACAACTAGCAGCTGCTGAGAAATTCAAAGTTCAAGGTGAAGCTGTCTCAAACATTCAAGAAAACACACAGACTCCAACTATGCAAGAGGAGAGTGAAGAGGAAGAGGTTGATGAAACCGGTGAAAAGGGTAAGGACATAGAACTGGTCATGTCACAAGCAAATGCGTCAAGAGCAAAGGCAGTCCGAGCCCTGAAGAACAACTGTAATGATATTGTAAATGCTATTATGGAATTAACAATGTAA